ATATTATTGGATCAATATTGGGCGTTTTACTTGGCGGCATCTGGACCGTCTCCAGGCCATTTCTGGCGGAAATGGTCCCCAAAGAAGAACTCGGGCGTTTTTTCGGTCTTTACTCGCTTTCGGGCCGGGCGGCCGCCGTGATTGGGCCGGTCGTCTGGGGACTGGTGGTTTATTTCTTCAACGTCGATCGGCCGATTGGCGCCTGGTTGGCGGGAAGCCTATACCTGAGCGACACTCAAGCCGTCAAAATGCCTTACAGGCTGGGAGTGCTGTCATTGATCATAATGATGGCGCTTGGTTTGTATATTTTCAGAAAACTGCCCGAAAGCGGGGGAGAGAGGCATCAAAAGTGATTAAATCGGGCGGACATTACGAATACCAGGGCTGTATTCATATTCATACCACGGCTTCCGACGGAACCAAAGATCTTGACGAAGTAGCCGAGATCGCTTCATCTGTCAACCTGGATTTTATTCTGGTGGCGGACCACATGAATCTCGATTATCGTTTTGCCGCCAAAGAGGGTTATTATAATGACACCCTGGTTCTGATAGGTTATGAACATAATGACCTCGAGGACTGCAATCATTACCTTCTTTTCGAATCGGATAAGGTCCTGCCCGCCGATATGAAACCGCAGGAATATGTCGCCGAAGGCGCCCGCCAGGGGGCCCTTGGCATCATTGCACATCCGGACGAAATCAGGCCACGGGTGGGGAAATACCCTTCATACCCATGGCTGGCCTGGGACGCGGTCGGCTTTGACAGCATCGAAATATGGAACCAGATGTCGGAATGGATGGAAAAGCTTAAACCTTACAATAAAATCAAAATGCTGTTTTCTCCCCGGCGGTCGATGCAGGCGCCTACCGCTCGGATTTTACAAATATGGGATGACTTGAATCTCAAGAAAAAAATATCCGGTGTGGCCGGAATCGATGTTCATGCCTATCCGCTCAAGCTGGGGCCTTTTCGGGTTATAATATTCCCATATAAGGTCCAGTATCAATCACTCCGGACTCATCTTCTTTTGCCGGAAAAATTATCCCCTGACCTGGCTGCAGCAAGAAAGCAGGTTTATGACACTGTCAGGGACTGCCGCCTTTTCATTTCGAATTTCCGATGGGGAGATGCTTCCGGTTTCGAATTCACGGCCACTGATGGATCAAAAACGGTGGCTTCAGGAGGCAGTCTGTCGGATTATAATGAGTGTCTCATTACGGTCAAAGCCCCCGATAAGGCCACAATTCGTCTGATTCGAAATGGAAAACTGCAATCTGAAACATTCGGCACCAAGTATGAGATAAATCCAAAAGAACGCGGCTTATATCGTGTCGAACTTTTCAAGAAAAAAAGGGGCTGGATCTTTTCCAATCACATCAGAATCGGAATCTGAAAATATAATCATATATTTATCATGTACTTATAAAACAAAGATGGCCCCCCGCCAGTCTTTCATTTGCATTACATTAAAGAATAGATTTTCCCATGCTTTGTTAAAATTTTCACAAATAATTGTTGACTTGATTACTTATAATATCTATAAT
The genomic region above belongs to candidate division Zixibacteria bacterium HGW-Zixibacteria-1 and contains:
- a CDS encoding histidinol-phosphatase, whose translation is MIKSGGHYEYQGCIHIHTTASDGTKDLDEVAEIASSVNLDFILVADHMNLDYRFAAKEGYYNDTLVLIGYEHNDLEDCNHYLLFESDKVLPADMKPQEYVAEGARQGALGIIAHPDEIRPRVGKYPSYPWLAWDAVGFDSIEIWNQMSEWMEKLKPYNKIKMLFSPRRSMQAPTARILQIWDDLNLKKKISGVAGIDVHAYPLKLGPFRVIIFPYKVQYQSLRTHLLLPEKLSPDLAAARKQVYDTVRDCRLFISNFRWGDASGFEFTATDGSKTVASGGSLSDYNECLITVKAPDKATIRLIRNGKLQSETFGTKYEINPKERGLYRVELFKKKRGWIFSNHIRIGI